CATAATAATTAAATAATCGAAAACTACCACCTAAATATTTGTCAATATATGGCCTTACATTTTCTCTATACCATTCATTACCTAGGGTTGAGTTATAGGATTTTTCAAGAAAGGTATTATTGTTTTCAAATTTTTGAGGTAACATAAAAAAAGGAACACCAAAGAGCAAAATAACTCCTAGTATTGCTAACTTTTTAAATCGTAATAATATTATAAGGATACGATTGTAAAATGTGTAAAAATTTTGTTGAATTTGTAATAATGGTCTTTTAACTTCTTTGTTTTTTAATGGGATTTTATCTAATAATGCTGTAATTAAAAACAACGCCACAAATAATGAAACACTTAAATTGATGATTATGACTAAAGCGAAATCAATCAAATTTAATTTGTACTTATCGTCTAAAAAATAGATAATTGACAAGGCTCCTACTGTTGTTAAAGTTGATGCTAAAATTGGAGTAAATATTTTAGTATTTCCTTGCTTTTTAATATGATCAATCATAACAATACTATTGTCAACAATTAATCCTAAAGAAATAGTAATTCCTGCTAATGAGTATAATTGAATTTCTACTTTAAAAATAAAATAAAGTAAAAAAGCTATTCCTAAATTAAAGAGTAAACTTAATATAGTAACCAGAAAATACCTAAAACTGGCACTTACTACAAGAATAAACAATAATAAAATTGCAACTGTATAAGCAGACCTTTGATAAATTTTATCTAATTCTTTAGCTAAATATTCAGTTGCGTTATATGATTGTATAATCGAAAAATTATTAGGGAGCTTAGGTTGAATTTCTTGAATGTTTTCGGCTATTTGTTTAGCCAAAACAAGTGTATTGGCATTTTTTGTAGCATAAATCGATAATGTAATTGAGTTTTTACCATTTATTCTAAAATAACTTTGTGTTTCTTGTTCTAATTCCCTGACAGAAGAAATATCATTTAAATAAACAAGACGGTTTTCTACTTTTTTAACAGGAATGTGCCAATCTATTTTGTTTTTAGAATTAATTGCTAACGTAATATATTGATCATTATAAAATGTGTCCCCTAAACTTTCCTTAGAAAACTGTTTTTGTAAGGCCGAAACAATATCATCTTTGTTTATTTTTAATTGTTTTAACAGATCAGCGTTATAGGTAACCACAAACTCTTTTGGTTGAGCTCCAAACACTTTAGTTTTATCAATACCATCTATAGCTCCAATAATAGGTTCTATCTGATTTTTTACAATTTCCTGAATAATAAAAGGAGATTCATTCCCATTTATACTATAGCTTAAAAAAGCACGTTGATGTTCATCATCATTAGGTTTATTTACAGTTAAAGTAGGGTAACTAACACGTTCTGGTAACTTTTTATATAGTTGACGAATGATAGTTGCTATTTCAAATCGTACATGATCAATGTTAGTATATTTGTCAAATTCTAAAGAGATACTTCCTCTTCCTTTTGACGATTTAGAGGAAAGCTTTATGAGACCTTTTACAGTACTAAAACCACCTTCTAAAATACTGGTAACTTCTCTTTCTAAAGCATATGGTGATGCATTATTCCAATTGTAGTTTATCGATATAGAAGGTAATGAAGCACTAGGGTTTAATCGTACCGATAATTTTGGGATTACAAAGAAACCTAAAAGACTTAACGTTAAAGCAATAATAAGTGTTTTAAAAGCAGATATTGAATACTGATTTTTGATAGCAAACTGTTTGTTGTTTTCAAACTTAAGAACTATTTCTTAAAATGTATATTTTCTTTTTTGATTTATTAAAAAATAACAATATTTAGTCTTCTAGCTATATTTGCAAACAAAAAGTCAATGTTTAAAAAATCCTTTCTATTAATAATTTTAACAATAGCTGCTTGTGGAAAAGAGAATAAAACTTCTCAGGAAGAAGAAATTCAGTTGAAAGTGGTTAGCAAAGGAACTTCGGTCGAAGTTGTAAAAGTTTCAGATTCAGTTTTCAATAAACAACTTTGGGTTAATGGGAAAATTGAGGCTGTTAAAAAAGCAGAACTACGTTTTCAAGCATCCAATCAATTGTCTTCCGTAAAGGTTGCTAATGGAGATTATGTAAAGCAACATCAAATCATTGGAGTTTTAGAAAATAGTTTACTAAAAAACAATATGCAAAAAGCCACAATCGAACTTCAAAAAGCACAGAATAAACTTGCAGCAGAAAAAATTAATTACGGCAAACAGAACATTACTCCGAGTATTTTAAAAAACTTAGAAATTAAAAGTGGAGTTATTGAGGCGAGGAATAATTTAGAAAGAGCTAAAATTGAGTATGATCAAACTTTTTTAAAAGCTCCGTTTTCAGCAATAGTGGCGAATATTGAAAAAAGAGAAGGAGATTATATCGGAACGGCTGATGCTTTTTGTACAGTGATTAATCCTAATGCATTAGAAGTTTCGTTTGCAGTACTAGAAAACGAGTATCAATTTATAGCTAAAAATCAAGAGGTTGAAGTCCGAGGTTACAACGCTAAACAAAAATCGTTTAAAGGAAGGATTACGGAAGTAAACCCGTTAGTTGATGAAAACGGATTAATAAAAGTTACAGCTACGATTATAGATAAAAATACAGGGTTATTAGATGGAATGAACGTAAAGATTTTAATTAATCATCCTTTGCACAATGTGGTGATTATACCCAAATCAGCATTGGTACTAAGGTCAAATAGAGAGGTAGTTTTTACTATAGAAAATAACTTAGCCAAATGGAATTATGTTGAAATAGCCGGAGAAAATAGTGATAGTTATGCTGTTAAAAAAGGCTTAAAAGGTACCGACACTGTTATTATTTCTGGTAACCTTAACTTAGCACATAATACAAAAGTTATAGCTGAATAACAGAACTTTAAAAAAAAGATATATCTTTGTGGCACGGGGGAAAAGAATTTAAAAAAAATTGCGTGCCTTTTTCTTTATAATTTAATGGATAATTTGTTAATCGTGTGTATGCACGCTATGCACATATTTTAATTTTTTATAAAATGAAAAAAATAATTTTCAGTTTAGTAATGTTAGTTGGCTTTACATTAAGTACTATGACAATTCAATCTTCTTTTGCACAAGATGCTTTTGACCATGCAGAAAATGAAGTTGGTGGTGGAGGTAGCTCTTCGGTAAAGTGTTATTGTGCAGATAAAATAATTAATCAGGGAGGTGTAATTACTAATATTAAGATTTGTAAGGCAGGAAATTCAGGTATTTTATGTGCTCAATCTACACCAAATGGTAATGTACAGTGTTGGAAGTATGATCAAAATTGTCAACGATAATAAATTAATTATTAAGAATTTTAAGTATAATGGGGTTTACCGTTATACTTTTTTTATATTATGAGAATTGTTTTTGTTTTTTTGTGCTTGATTATTATTGTTTCATGCAGTAAAGCTAAAAGTGATAAAGATTTTTTTAATGGAAAAAATTTTAGTCAAAAGAGAATTATCATTGATTCTATTAAAATAGACACTTTAGATTTTGAAGTTGTTGAATCATCTTTTGATGGATTTCTAAAAATCGATAATAACAATATTAATTTTATAGATAGTCGTTTTGGATGGTTTTTTACATTTGATAAATATGGACATTTAATTTCTAAAAATTTAGGACAAGGAGCAGGACCTAAAGAGATAAATACAGGTTTTATTGATGCTTACATTAAATTATCCAACGGAAAACATGTCTTTATTGGTTCAGGATATGATGTACACATACATAATGAAGATTTTGAAAGGGAGAAAATCCTTATCATGCAATGGGATTTAAAGAATGAAAGTTATGAAATCAACCCTCAAAACCTTAATCCAGAGATGCACAGGCTATACTCGCCAGATTATAGTAATTTTAATTTACAGCAAATTTCTGATAATGAAATTTATTTTCCGATTTTAGCTCAACACCGCTTTTTTAATAAATTCAATTCACATCGTTATTTTGAAGAAAGTAGAATTTTAGCTAAGTTGAATTTAGATAGTAAAAAGATCGAATCTTTGGAAGGAAGAAAATCGAGGGAGTATTTAAGGTATTCTTTTTTAAGTAATTACGATTTTTTTGATTATCAGCATAGTTTAAAGAGTAATAAAACTTTTATTACTTATGAGGTAGATTCGTTGATTTATGTTTATGATAAAAGTTTTAATAACATATATTCTTTTGGTAATTCTGGCAAGCATATTGGCAATACGGATTTTTTTGAATATAAGGGAGGTTTAAATAACGAAAAAGAATTTAGGGAAGCCTATACATTTGAGAAATCTAAAACAGGATTTTACAAAAATCTGATTTATTTTGAAGATGAGGACATTTTAATTAGAACTTATTTTATAGGGAATTCTAGAACTCAGGATGGTATGCAAGTGTATATAAAGAACGAGTTAATTGCAGATGTAAGGGTGCCAAAAGCTTTCAAAGTTATAGGGAAAATTGGTGATTATTTTTATTCTGATATAGTTATTAATGAAGAGGATAATTATTTTAAATGTTATAAGTTTAAATTAGAGGATGTTAAGTAAAAAAGTGTTTTATATTTTCTTTTGTTTATTTGCTTTATTGTTCAGTTGTAATGATCCCAAAAAGCAAAATAATGTGAGTGTAGCTAAACCAACTCAAAAAGAAATAACTAAGTATGCTGATTTAGTTTTTGATACAAAACTTATTAAGTTTGACTCGGTGAAAAAAGGAAAAATGGTTTCTGCTAAGTATGTTTTTTCAAACCCTAGTGCAGATACTTTGAAGTTAGATTATGTAAATCCTGAGTGTATTTGTACAAGTTATGAGGTTTCTTCTCATGTAATTCCTCCAAATGATAAAGGAGAAATTACTTTAAATTTGGATACTACACACAAAATAGGAGAAACTAAAATTAACGCAGTTGTAAAAGCAAATACAAAAACTAAGTTCTATAAAATAATACTAAAAGTAAACGTTATAGATTAGCCTATATCAAATATTTTTTAGTTAAAAATTGATTCTTTGGTAAAGTTTCTTATAAACAGACCAATAGCAGTATTCATGACAACCCTAGCATTTTTGTTGCTGGGTGTTGTTGCTTCTAATCGCATTGCAACTTCATTAATGCCAGATATTGCTATCCCTGAAATTACGGTTCAGGTGAGCTATCCTAACAATACTGCTAGAGAATTAGAAACAAACGTTATTCGTGCATTACGAAATCAATTACTACAAGTAAGTAATTTAAAAGATATTTCTTCAGAAACTAGAGATGGTTTTGCCACTTTAAAGCTACAATTTGAATATGGTACAAACACAAATTTGGCATTCGTTGAAACCAATGAAAAAGTAGATGCTTCCTTAAATTCTCTACCAAGAAACTTAGATCGTCCTAAAGTCATAAAAGCTTCTGTAACCGATATTCCAATTGTAAATTTAGCGGTTACTTTAAAAGAAGAAGTTACATCTGAAAACTTTTTAGAATTAAGCGACTTTACAGAAACTGTTTTAAAAAAACGAGTTGAGCAATTACCTGATATTGCTTTAGCTGATATTTCAGGAATTACCAAACCAGAAATTGTAGTAATTCCGGATGGGCAAAAACTCCAGAACCTTAAAATTAGCAGTAATGAATTAATAAATGTTATCAAACAAAACAATTTTGAGTTTGGTAATTTATTGGTTCAAAATGGAATTTATCAATATAATTTTAAGTTCAATAATCCTTTAAAAACGAAAAAGGATGTAGAAAATATTGATATTAAAATTGAAGAAAAACTTTTCAAGTTAAAGGATCTAGCACAAGTTAAATTACAACCAGTTAAAGATAGAGGTTTAGTATATGTTAATGGAAAAAGATCAATAGTTTTAGCTATTATAAAACAAGCAGACGCAAGAGTTTACGAGTTAAAAGAAGCGCTAGAAAAAGTAACTGAATCTTTTAAAACAGATTATCCCAACCTTGAATTTACGACTAACCAGGATCAAACCAAATTATTAAAGCTTTCTATCGATAATTTAAAGTCTAGTTTATGGATTGGTAGTTTTCTAGCA
This genomic window from Tenacibaculum sp. 190524A05c contains:
- a CDS encoding efflux RND transporter permease subunit, producing MVLKFENNKQFAIKNQYSISAFKTLIIALTLSLLGFFVIPKLSVRLNPSASLPSISINYNWNNASPYALEREVTSILEGGFSTVKGLIKLSSKSSKGRGSISLEFDKYTNIDHVRFEIATIIRQLYKKLPERVSYPTLTVNKPNDDEHQRAFLSYSINGNESPFIIQEIVKNQIEPIIGAIDGIDKTKVFGAQPKEFVVTYNADLLKQLKINKDDIVSALQKQFSKESLGDTFYNDQYITLAINSKNKIDWHIPVKKVENRLVYLNDISSVRELEQETQSYFRINGKNSITLSIYATKNANTLVLAKQIAENIQEIQPKLPNNFSIIQSYNATEYLAKELDKIYQRSAYTVAILLLFILVVSASFRYFLVTILSLLFNLGIAFLLYFIFKVEIQLYSLAGITISLGLIVDNSIVMIDHIKKQGNTKIFTPILASTLTTVGALSIIYFLDDKYKLNLIDFALVIIINLSVSLFVALFLITALLDKIPLKNKEVKRPLLQIQQNFYTFYNRILIILLRFKKLAILGVILLFGVPFFMLPQKFENNNTFLEKSYNSTLGNEWYRENVRPYIDKYLGGSFRLFNYYVFENAYYNRNKETKLYVGASMEKGATVHQMNEAFLVIENYLQQFPEIKQYTSTVYSGDYARIEITFKEAYEKGAFPFMLKARLVRKALDLGGIDWNISGVGNGFSNGSGSNEPINFTVEAKGYNYDILNSWADTLKVALETHPRIQKVLIKENSYWSRKPSYEYRFSLDKEQLTLRNSNPSRIFKELQTLTLSKNSDVSLNVDGTYTPVRLESSESKQFDLWKITNAPLDSLNKPIVLKNIAKIKKEREEENIYKENQEYIRLIQFQYTGSYKFGSKFLNKKLDELREKLPLGYRFENSQRKWFLNGDKNNNYFYLLLLVFIIIYFICAILFESLKQPFIILSVIPISFIGVFLTFYLFSFNFDQGGLASFVLLSGITVNASIFIINGFNKLKKEYSNQNYIHLYLEAFRQKIFPITLTIISTILGFIPFVKDGQNEVFWFALGAGTIGGLFFSMIGILIYLPLFTLKQKRCLNN
- a CDS encoding efflux RND transporter periplasmic adaptor subunit: MFKKSFLLIILTIAACGKENKTSQEEEIQLKVVSKGTSVEVVKVSDSVFNKQLWVNGKIEAVKKAELRFQASNQLSSVKVANGDYVKQHQIIGVLENSLLKNNMQKATIELQKAQNKLAAEKINYGKQNITPSILKNLEIKSGVIEARNNLERAKIEYDQTFLKAPFSAIVANIEKREGDYIGTADAFCTVINPNALEVSFAVLENEYQFIAKNQEVEVRGYNAKQKSFKGRITEVNPLVDENGLIKVTATIIDKNTGLLDGMNVKILINHPLHNVVIIPKSALVLRSNREVVFTIENNLAKWNYVEIAGENSDSYAVKKGLKGTDTVIISGNLNLAHNTKVIAE
- a CDS encoding DUF1573 domain-containing protein gives rise to the protein MSVAKPTQKEITKYADLVFDTKLIKFDSVKKGKMVSAKYVFSNPSADTLKLDYVNPECICTSYEVSSHVIPPNDKGEITLNLDTTHKIGETKINAVVKANTKTKFYKIILKVNVID